In Dermochelys coriacea isolate rDerCor1 chromosome 16, rDerCor1.pri.v4, whole genome shotgun sequence, one genomic interval encodes:
- the LOC119844333 gene encoding orexigenic neuropeptide QRFP, whose protein sequence is MKAPYSLFGLLLLSLGACAPPDDRKETGEPGDGIRFETSWQGPADDASQNSLWREVLRWRRFEDLRSLFNVAKELQGFGKERAGFRFRFGRQESREEEGEGVGFLQGEGEKRSSTLGNLAEELNGYNRKKGGFSFRFGRR, encoded by the coding sequence ATGAAGGCCCCCTACTCCTTGTTCGGTCTCCTCCTCTTGAGCTTGGGAGCCTGTGCCCCTCCTGACGACAGAAAGGAGACGGGAGAGCCAGGGGATGGGATCCGGTTTGAGACAAGCTGGCAGGGACCAGCAGATGACGCCTCTCAGAACAGCCTGTGGAGGGAAGTGCTGCGGTGGAGGAGATTCGAAGACCTCCGTTCCCTGTTCAACGTGGCCAAGGAGCTCCAGGGCTTTGGCAAGGAGAGGGCTGGGTTCAGGTTCAGGTTCGGGAGGCAGGAGAGCCGGGAAGAGGAAGGCGAAGGGGTCGGTTTCCTGCAGGGGGAGGGTGAGAAGCGCAGCAGCACCCTGGGGAACCTGGCGGAGGAGCTCAATGGCTACAACAGGAAGAAAGGGGGATTCAGCTTCCGCTTTGGCAGAAGATGA